Proteins from one Gimesia maris genomic window:
- the mqnC gene encoding cyclic dehypoxanthinyl futalosine synthase — protein MSSEIASLLDKAVAGERLNREEGLKLMESHDLVALGRAANEVTKRLHPEPYRTYNIDRNINYSNSCTAVCDFCAFYRNPKSPEVYVLKPEQLYQKIEETIELGGDQILLQGGLHPTLKLEWYEDLLRDLRERYPTVNVHGFSPPEIHHFTKVNKLSLRQVLERLKAAGLGSVPGGGGEILVDRVRKEITRGKVLTDEWLEVNRVWHELGGISSATMMFGHIETLAERIEHLDRLRELQDETHGFSAFICWTLQPDHTDMDYVPPAGAFEYLKTQAVSRLYLDNFQNIQSSWVTQGEKTGQMALFFGANDMGSLMIEENVVSQAGTTHHLTVETIRRCISESGYIPRQRNVFYDYIDDPDSSGPAKGAGHVPLPVLN, from the coding sequence TTGTCTTCCGAAATTGCATCTCTGCTGGATAAAGCTGTCGCCGGCGAACGTCTGAATCGAGAAGAGGGACTCAAGCTGATGGAGTCTCACGATCTGGTTGCGCTCGGTCGTGCAGCCAATGAGGTCACAAAACGACTGCATCCGGAACCATATCGTACTTATAATATCGATCGGAATATTAACTATTCCAATTCCTGTACGGCGGTCTGTGATTTTTGTGCCTTTTATCGTAATCCCAAATCTCCCGAAGTCTATGTGCTCAAGCCTGAGCAGCTGTATCAGAAGATTGAAGAGACGATTGAACTCGGCGGGGATCAGATTCTGCTGCAGGGGGGACTGCATCCGACGCTGAAGCTGGAATGGTATGAGGATCTGCTGCGTGATCTGCGCGAACGCTATCCGACTGTGAATGTTCATGGATTCAGCCCGCCTGAAATTCATCACTTCACGAAAGTCAATAAACTCTCTCTGCGTCAGGTGCTCGAACGACTCAAAGCTGCTGGCTTAGGGAGTGTACCTGGAGGCGGGGGAGAGATTCTCGTCGATCGTGTTCGCAAAGAGATCACACGCGGCAAAGTCCTGACCGATGAATGGCTGGAGGTAAATCGCGTCTGGCATGAACTGGGGGGCATTTCGAGCGCCACGATGATGTTCGGTCACATCGAGACACTGGCAGAACGGATCGAGCATCTGGATCGTCTACGGGAACTGCAGGATGAAACGCATGGCTTTTCCGCGTTCATCTGCTGGACACTGCAGCCCGACCACACGGACATGGATTATGTTCCACCCGCAGGTGCGTTTGAGTATTTGAAGACGCAGGCCGTGAGCCGTCTGTACCTGGATAACTTCCAGAATATTCAATCTTCCTGGGTCACCCAGGGGGAAAAAACCGGTCAGATGGCACTCTTTTTTGGTGCCAATGACATGGGTAGCCTGATGATTGAAGAGAACGTGGTTTCTCAGGCAGGAACCACTCATCATCTGACTGTTGAGACCATTCGACGCTGTATCTCTGAATCGGGCTATATCCCCAGGCAGCGGAATGTCTTTTATGACTATATCGATGATCCCGATTCGAGCGGTCCTGCCAAAGGAGCAGGTCACGTTCCGCTCCCCGTGCTCAACTGA
- a CDS encoding ATP-binding cassette domain-containing protein encodes MIHVEGLSKSFDDLRRGSIVALDSVSFDVQAGEIFGLLGPNGAGKTTCLRMLSTVLQPTGGSATVAGFDVATHPQDVRSQIGFMSCNTGIYDRMTAWEMVEYFGRLYGIEEQELQQRLDRIFTTLQMQDIKDMLGSKMSTGMKQKVSIARTIIHDPPVLIFDEPTTGLDVLVARAVLKTIEALREEGKCIIFSTHIMREVEKLCDRVAVIYKGKILAIGSIPELEEQYHESDMEELFFSLIQQHEDQLAMKAQ; translated from the coding sequence ATGATTCACGTCGAAGGTCTGAGCAAAAGTTTCGATGATTTGCGTCGTGGCAGTATAGTCGCGCTCGACTCAGTGAGCTTTGATGTTCAGGCAGGAGAAATCTTCGGCTTACTGGGGCCCAATGGAGCCGGTAAGACAACCTGCCTGCGCATGTTGAGTACAGTCCTGCAGCCGACAGGCGGTTCGGCCACTGTTGCCGGCTTTGATGTCGCAACCCATCCCCAGGATGTGCGGAGCCAGATTGGGTTCATGTCCTGCAATACCGGAATCTATGACCGGATGACTGCCTGGGAAATGGTGGAATATTTTGGTCGACTCTACGGCATCGAAGAGCAGGAACTGCAGCAGAGACTGGATCGTATTTTCACGACGCTGCAGATGCAGGATATCAAAGATATGCTCGGTTCCAAAATGTCGACCGGGATGAAGCAGAAGGTATCCATTGCCCGCACGATCATTCATGATCCCCCCGTTCTGATCTTTGATGAACCGACAACGGGACTTGATGTTCTGGTGGCACGCGCCGTATTGAAAACAATCGAAGCCCTGCGTGAAGAAGGTAAGTGCATTATTTTTTCGACTCATATCATGCGGGAAGTCGAAAAATTATGCGATCGCGTCGCGGTGATTTACAAAGGAAAAATTCTGGCGATCGGTAGTATCCCGGAACTGGAAGAGCAATATCACGAGTCGGATATGGAAGAATTGTTCTTCAGTTTAATCCAACAGCATGAAGACCAGCTGGCGATGAAGGCTCAATAA
- a CDS encoding ABC transporter permease subunit/CPBP intramembrane protease gives MIQWKNIKLILMRELRDQMRDRRTLFMVAILPLLLYPAMGIGMVQMTVLFSEQPRTVVMLGADELPKHPQLLDGDQFVSNWFTIPSDADKLRVITDSQPADTENPDSETTDTESDSDREEILKQARELELELKQHQNLLDEWDKLKDRKDSSEAELLLNEITETKERLSKQFAESKIQVLIIIPKGLSQELERVSEQLARHEPIDFDPAVSSRPLVLENRADEKSKLAFIRVQEAMQAWEKAILRARLNRANLPVSLPTPINPEVIDLAQDDQLAANLWSKLFPALLIIMAATGAFYPAIDLGAGEKERGTMETLLISPAKRTEIVLGKFLTVLVFSVSTALLNLASMGFTGKHMVNVAGTGALSKIGDLSFPSFSALFWIVVLLIPLSGLFSALCLSLATFARSSKEGQYYLTPLLMVTIGLTVFCLSPAVEINPFYSLMPVVGVALLLKAMLLSTVNAGILYVYAIPVLVTSIGYSLLALWWAIDQFQREDVLFREAERFEVGLWLKHLMRTKDALPSFAEAGFCFVIIMLLQFAVMNTMRDAIQMATSAERPTRMMQLLMIQQLAIIATPALMMGIMLTTSMRKTFRLYLPRFGFWIVAIVLAFALHPLSQELVSSLRWFFPALPKGTVAVLQDMSDPNQAIWLILLAFALAPAVCEELAFRGFILSGFGRRGRAWLAIILSSVTFGAMHMIPQQVFNATLVGLALGLIAVHSRSLFPGIVFHFIYNSLSIYRGRVPEKWVPENGLQHFVSMGPEGLRYSWPLLLICAAVAMVLLRWVILQSQPAPGQPAESLSLSSYDRRLTDSN, from the coding sequence ATGATACAGTGGAAGAACATCAAGCTGATTTTAATGCGTGAATTGCGCGACCAGATGCGCGACCGCCGCACTTTGTTTATGGTGGCAATTCTTCCGTTGCTGCTTTACCCGGCAATGGGTATCGGCATGGTGCAGATGACGGTGTTGTTTTCCGAACAACCCAGAACCGTTGTCATGCTGGGCGCTGATGAATTACCAAAACATCCTCAATTACTGGACGGGGATCAGTTTGTTTCCAACTGGTTCACAATTCCCTCAGATGCTGACAAGCTGCGTGTGATTACGGACAGCCAGCCTGCGGATACAGAGAACCCCGATTCTGAGACTACAGATACTGAATCAGATTCCGACCGTGAAGAGATTCTCAAGCAGGCCCGTGAGCTGGAACTTGAGCTGAAACAGCATCAGAATCTGCTGGACGAATGGGATAAACTGAAAGACAGGAAAGACAGCAGCGAGGCTGAGCTGCTTCTCAATGAAATTACTGAAACCAAGGAACGGCTCAGTAAACAGTTTGCTGAAAGTAAGATCCAGGTACTGATCATCATACCCAAGGGTCTTTCCCAAGAGCTGGAACGTGTGAGTGAGCAACTCGCGCGACATGAGCCGATTGACTTCGATCCCGCAGTTTCATCACGACCACTGGTGCTGGAAAACAGAGCCGATGAAAAATCGAAGCTGGCGTTTATCCGGGTTCAGGAAGCGATGCAGGCCTGGGAAAAAGCGATTCTTCGAGCCCGGCTGAATCGAGCCAACCTTCCCGTTTCTTTACCAACGCCCATCAATCCGGAAGTGATCGACCTGGCGCAGGATGACCAGCTGGCGGCGAATCTCTGGAGTAAACTCTTTCCCGCCCTGCTGATTATCATGGCTGCCACCGGCGCCTTTTATCCGGCGATCGATCTGGGGGCCGGTGAGAAAGAACGGGGCACGATGGAAACGCTGTTAATCTCACCTGCGAAGCGAACAGAAATCGTACTGGGTAAGTTTTTAACAGTGTTGGTTTTCAGTGTGTCGACGGCGTTGTTGAATCTGGCCAGTATGGGTTTTACCGGTAAGCATATGGTCAATGTGGCCGGAACCGGGGCCCTTTCCAAAATCGGGGATCTGTCGTTTCCTTCATTTTCGGCACTGTTCTGGATCGTAGTACTGTTGATTCCCCTGTCAGGGCTCTTCAGTGCCTTGTGTCTGTCGCTGGCCACCTTTGCCCGCAGCAGCAAAGAAGGCCAATATTATCTGACACCGTTATTGATGGTCACCATTGGTCTGACCGTTTTTTGCTTATCCCCCGCAGTAGAAATCAATCCTTTTTACAGTCTGATGCCCGTGGTAGGCGTGGCTCTCCTGTTGAAAGCGATGCTGTTGTCGACCGTCAATGCCGGGATTTTGTATGTGTATGCAATTCCGGTCCTGGTGACGAGTATCGGATACAGTCTGCTGGCGCTCTGGTGGGCCATTGACCAGTTTCAACGTGAAGATGTGTTATTCCGTGAGGCCGAACGGTTTGAAGTCGGCCTCTGGTTGAAGCATCTGATGCGCACCAAAGACGCTTTGCCCAGTTTCGCGGAAGCGGGTTTCTGTTTTGTCATCATTATGCTGCTGCAGTTTGCAGTCATGAATACCATGCGGGATGCCATCCAGATGGCGACGAGCGCAGAACGCCCGACGCGCATGATGCAGCTGCTGATGATTCAGCAACTGGCGATCATCGCGACTCCGGCTTTGATGATGGGTATTATGCTGACGACCAGCATGCGAAAGACGTTTCGTCTGTATCTGCCTCGCTTCGGTTTCTGGATAGTGGCGATTGTCCTGGCGTTTGCCCTGCATCCACTTTCACAGGAACTGGTTTCGAGTTTAAGATGGTTCTTCCCCGCATTGCCGAAGGGGACTGTTGCTGTCCTGCAGGATATGTCCGATCCGAATCAGGCGATCTGGCTGATTTTACTGGCGTTTGCGCTGGCACCTGCGGTCTGTGAAGAACTGGCTTTCCGCGGTTTTATTTTAAGCGGCTTTGGTCGACGCGGCCGTGCCTGGCTGGCGATTATCCTGTCGAGTGTCACCTTTGGTGCCATGCATATGATTCCGCAGCAGGTCTTTAATGCAACCCTGGTCGGCCTGGCGCTGGGTTTGATTGCCGTTCACAGTCGCAGTCTGTTTCCGGGGATTGTGTTTCACTTTATCTATAACTCCCTGTCAATCTACCGGGGTCGGGTGCCTGAAAAATGGGTTCCCGAAAATGGTCTGCAGCATTTCGTCAGTATGGGGCCTGAGGGCCTGCGGTATTCCTGGCCTTTACTGCTGATTTGTGCTGCGGTCGCGATGGTACTGCTGCGATGGGTAATACTTCAGTCCCAACCTGCCCCCGGTCAGCCGGCGGAGTCGTTGTCACTCTCCTCCTATGATCGCAGGCTCACTGATTCCAATTAA
- a CDS encoding metallo-dependent hydrolase family protein, which translates to MERQILAARWVYPVEGPPLERAVVELEGARIAAVYQGEHPRAVDLGNTALIPGLVNAHTHLEFSQLETPLGPAQPFAEWIRSIMKSRFTCSVPARDRIQQGIEESLQAGTTCLGEIATGSESLQLLNADDRKPSAVVFRECLGFTPDRIQEQQQIAADYLQLGTDLELSAAVGLGLSPHAPYSVNPDLYLNLIQQARDQGVPAAVHLAETEDELEFLSQKSGPFVDLLAELGLWDPQILRDGMRLYDYLAPLAELTSALAVHGNYFGVAEIEFLKQAPQISVVYCPRTHYYFGHRLHPWQSMISQGINVALGTDSRASNPDLSLWKELQFLRDKFPDVPTDLILECGTLAGARALELSDELGTLTVGKRADLALVRLPEGSVPASGSDLLLNSRSYVSRVMLNGVWIN; encoded by the coding sequence TTGGAACGTCAGATTTTAGCAGCGCGCTGGGTGTATCCTGTTGAGGGACCTCCACTGGAACGGGCCGTCGTTGAACTGGAAGGTGCCCGGATTGCCGCCGTGTATCAGGGGGAGCATCCCCGGGCAGTTGATCTGGGCAACACTGCTCTCATCCCCGGTCTGGTGAATGCACACACGCACCTGGAATTCAGCCAGCTCGAAACGCCGCTGGGTCCCGCGCAACCGTTTGCCGAATGGATTCGGTCGATTATGAAATCGCGGTTCACTTGTTCCGTTCCCGCCAGAGATCGAATTCAGCAGGGAATCGAAGAGAGTCTGCAAGCCGGGACGACCTGCCTGGGTGAAATCGCAACCGGTTCAGAGAGTCTGCAGCTGTTGAATGCGGATGATCGAAAACCGTCGGCTGTGGTTTTCCGGGAATGTCTGGGCTTCACCCCAGATCGAATTCAAGAGCAGCAGCAGATCGCAGCAGATTATCTGCAGCTGGGCACGGATCTGGAGTTGAGTGCTGCCGTTGGTCTGGGATTGAGTCCACATGCGCCTTACAGTGTGAATCCCGATTTATATCTGAATCTGATCCAGCAGGCGCGCGATCAGGGAGTTCCGGCTGCTGTTCATCTGGCCGAGACAGAGGATGAGCTGGAATTTTTGAGTCAAAAGTCCGGGCCCTTTGTTGATCTGTTAGCTGAGCTGGGGCTCTGGGATCCGCAGATATTGCGAGACGGGATGCGACTGTATGATTACCTCGCTCCCCTGGCGGAACTCACCTCGGCGCTGGCCGTGCATGGAAATTATTTTGGGGTTGCCGAGATTGAATTTCTGAAGCAGGCGCCCCAGATCTCTGTTGTTTACTGTCCGCGTACACATTATTACTTTGGCCATCGTCTGCATCCCTGGCAGAGTATGATCAGTCAGGGGATCAATGTGGCTTTGGGGACAGACAGTCGGGCCTCAAATCCCGATCTCAGTCTCTGGAAAGAACTGCAGTTTCTGCGTGACAAGTTCCCGGATGTTCCAACGGATCTTATTCTGGAGTGTGGCACTTTAGCGGGCGCCCGTGCACTGGAGCTGTCGGATGAACTGGGGACGCTGACCGTCGGGAAACGGGCGGATCTGGCTCTTGTCCGTCTGCCTGAAGGTTCTGTTCCTGCTTCAGGAAGTGATCTTTTGTTGAATTCCCGGTCCTATGTTTCGCGAGTCATGCTGAATGGCGTCTGGATCAATTGA
- a CDS encoding class I SAM-dependent methyltransferase, whose protein sequence is MSHLSHNRAAWNRLAEVRSQFTKVATDEECHSPLQTLDSRGWLPESVTGQHVLCLASGGGWQSILYASAGAQVTVVDLSNKMLQLDEQEARRRGLQVKIVETSMDDLSDLRDAQFDIVHQPVSTCYVPDVEAVYREVARVLRPGGLYISQHKTPTSLQITSRNQQNDYVVGLEYYQQGALPKTDDRSYREDGATEYLHRWDQLVGGLCRQGFVIEDLREPVRADPNAPVGHFRHRGRFVAPYVRIKARRIEQRVPAGTPAAIWVP, encoded by the coding sequence ATGTCCCACCTGTCCCATAATCGTGCTGCCTGGAATCGACTGGCGGAAGTGCGCAGCCAGTTTACCAAGGTTGCGACCGATGAAGAGTGCCACTCTCCCTTGCAGACACTGGATTCACGCGGCTGGCTGCCTGAATCCGTCACGGGCCAGCATGTGCTCTGCCTGGCATCCGGAGGGGGCTGGCAGTCGATACTCTATGCCTCAGCCGGGGCGCAGGTCACTGTCGTCGATCTGAGTAACAAAATGCTGCAGTTGGATGAACAGGAAGCCCGCAGGCGCGGTTTGCAGGTGAAAATTGTTGAAACATCGATGGATGATCTTTCTGATTTGCGGGATGCGCAATTTGATATTGTTCATCAGCCTGTGAGCACGTGTTACGTTCCCGATGTGGAAGCCGTTTACCGGGAAGTGGCGCGCGTGCTTCGTCCGGGAGGACTTTATATCAGCCAGCATAAAACCCCCACGAGTCTGCAGATTACCAGTCGCAATCAACAGAATGACTATGTGGTGGGTCTGGAGTATTATCAGCAGGGCGCGCTGCCGAAAACAGATGACCGCTCTTACCGGGAGGACGGCGCGACCGAATACCTGCACCGCTGGGATCAACTGGTCGGCGGGTTATGTCGTCAGGGATTCGTGATTGAAGATCTGCGCGAGCCGGTGCGTGCAGATCCCAATGCACCTGTGGGGCATTTTCGTCATCGAGGCCGGTTTGTTGCACCCTATGTTCGTATCAAAGCACGGCGTATCGAACAGCGTGTGCCGGCAGGAACGCCGGCTGCAATCTGGGTTCCCTGA
- a CDS encoding adenine phosphoribosyltransferase, with protein MTEELDLKKYIREIPDFPKPGILFRDITPLLAEPKAFQEVIDRLTAYYRDKQITAVLAAEARGFIFAAPLALALGARFIPIRKPGKLPFETKAFHYELEYGSDSLEMHTDSIHSDDRVLIVDDLLATGGTIAACIELTKHSQAEVVSCAFLIELAFLNGREKMNGCDVYSLIHYAAE; from the coding sequence ATGACTGAAGAACTCGACTTGAAAAAGTATATTCGTGAAATCCCTGATTTTCCCAAACCGGGAATTCTGTTTCGAGACATTACGCCTCTCCTCGCTGAACCAAAAGCCTTTCAGGAAGTCATTGACCGCCTGACTGCTTACTATCGTGATAAACAGATCACGGCGGTACTCGCCGCTGAAGCACGTGGTTTTATCTTCGCAGCCCCCCTGGCACTTGCGTTAGGCGCCCGGTTCATCCCCATTCGCAAGCCGGGAAAGCTTCCCTTTGAAACCAAAGCCTTTCATTACGAACTGGAATACGGGTCCGATTCGCTGGAGATGCATACCGATTCCATTCACTCCGATGACCGGGTATTAATCGTAGATGACCTGCTGGCGACCGGAGGAACCATCGCCGCCTGTATCGAGCTCACAAAACACTCACAGGCAGAAGTCGTCAGTTGTGCCTTTCTGATCGAACTCGCCTTCCTCAATGGAAGGGAAAAAATGAATGGCTGTGATGTTTACTCACTCATTCATTATGCCGCAGAATAG
- a CDS encoding serine/threonine protein kinase, giving the protein MNTHEHESAPDRLGEYLIGKKIGAGGMGSVYLATNIHTDQQVAIKILPGALAREPGFVERFHREIEALKKMHNQYVIEFYDSGVENDIYYYVMEYVEGETLTNRLRREKRIDWKTVVNISIQICSALKASHDAGIIHRDLKPSNLILKDDDTVKLADFGVAQLFATEKLTVTGGIIGTAEYMSPEQAEGKRVTRQSDLYSLGAVMYVMLTGRPPFSGKTMLAIIQKQMYGQFDKPGRYVDDLPIWLEEIVCKLLEKDPQKRFPDAYVLSRRLQEVLNKYEMSTSDDTYALSGTGDPSVTPTLVQSASEPQAGAGTLMQGLMRAQLESESTGSKLSQIFDNTYFLLGMLAILIAGGYFWFQERELTPQEMFSQGRQILQQPENPEWYTARDKFLLPLLDTDPERWEEDVQPLLERIKVYEIRSRAGMTAKRRSRTGPQNEAQRFMLLSQHYLETGNLAQAEVILTALVDILNENPNDTDNTKQDEMRDLARQMLNELQNDSSRTAERFIMLTQSMANADALVNEKKFDEAARVWKALIVLYEHDQAEVARDMVRKARQKLETLPELKQAAQTETDSQKENTNND; this is encoded by the coding sequence TTGAACACGCACGAACATGAATCCGCCCCGGACAGATTAGGCGAGTATCTGATCGGGAAAAAAATCGGCGCCGGCGGAATGGGTTCGGTCTACCTGGCAACAAACATCCACACCGATCAACAGGTAGCCATCAAAATTCTCCCCGGTGCTCTGGCACGCGAGCCTGGCTTTGTTGAACGGTTTCATCGTGAAATCGAAGCATTGAAAAAAATGCATAATCAGTATGTCATTGAGTTCTACGACAGCGGCGTGGAAAACGACATCTACTATTATGTCATGGAATACGTCGAAGGCGAAACGTTAACCAATCGCCTCCGACGCGAAAAACGCATCGACTGGAAAACCGTCGTTAACATCTCAATCCAGATCTGTTCCGCTCTGAAAGCCTCACATGACGCCGGCATTATTCACCGGGACCTGAAACCTTCCAACCTGATTCTGAAAGACGATGACACCGTCAAACTGGCTGACTTTGGTGTCGCTCAATTATTCGCGACCGAAAAACTCACCGTCACCGGGGGAATTATCGGTACTGCAGAGTACATGTCTCCAGAACAGGCAGAAGGCAAACGCGTTACCAGGCAAAGCGATTTGTATTCCCTGGGTGCGGTGATGTATGTCATGCTCACCGGCAGACCTCCCTTCAGTGGAAAAACCATGTTGGCCATCATTCAGAAACAGATGTACGGCCAGTTTGATAAGCCAGGTAGATACGTGGACGATCTCCCCATCTGGCTTGAAGAAATTGTCTGTAAACTGCTTGAAAAAGATCCCCAGAAACGATTTCCGGATGCCTATGTTCTTTCCCGCCGCCTGCAGGAAGTTCTCAACAAATATGAAATGTCGACCTCTGACGATACCTACGCACTTTCAGGAACCGGTGATCCCTCAGTGACGCCGACCCTCGTCCAATCCGCATCAGAACCCCAGGCCGGTGCGGGAACTTTAATGCAGGGCCTGATGCGGGCGCAGCTTGAATCAGAAAGTACCGGCTCAAAACTGAGTCAGATCTTCGACAATACTTACTTCCTGCTGGGTATGCTGGCCATCCTGATTGCCGGTGGATACTTCTGGTTTCAGGAGAGAGAACTGACACCTCAGGAAATGTTTTCACAGGGTCGGCAAATCTTGCAGCAACCCGAAAACCCGGAATGGTATACGGCACGTGATAAATTTTTGTTGCCTCTCCTGGATACAGACCCGGAGCGATGGGAGGAAGATGTCCAGCCACTTCTGGAAAGAATCAAGGTATATGAAATTCGCTCACGGGCAGGTATGACTGCCAAACGCAGATCACGTACCGGCCCGCAAAATGAAGCCCAGAGGTTTATGCTGCTCTCACAACATTACCTCGAAACAGGCAATCTGGCACAGGCAGAGGTCATACTCACTGCCCTGGTTGATATTCTTAACGAAAACCCAAATGACACTGATAATACCAAACAGGACGAAATGCGAGATCTCGCCCGGCAGATGCTGAATGAACTGCAAAATGATTCTTCACGCACCGCGGAACGATTTATCATGCTGACACAATCCATGGCAAATGCCGATGCACTCGTCAACGAAAAGAAATTTGACGAAGCGGCCCGTGTCTGGAAGGCACTGATCGTACTCTACGAACACGACCAGGCAGAGGTCGCCAGAGACATGGTCCGGAAAGCCAGACAAAAACTTGAGACGCTGCCCGAACTGAAACAGGCAGCACAAACTGAAACAGACTCTCAGAAAGAGAACACCAATAATGACTGA
- a CDS encoding sirohydrochlorin chelatase produces the protein MVESMSDARTKAILLIAHGSRRDEANQDLVKLAAMLRERCEFGVVEYAYLELAEPAIPEGAARCVQAGAAEVFMLPYFLSAGVHVQNDLEEFRNQFSQAYPEVRFRLCAHLGLHPLMLEIVLDRLNEPVDESVE, from the coding sequence ATGGTTGAATCCATGTCTGATGCAAGAACGAAGGCGATTCTGTTGATAGCCCACGGCAGTCGGCGAGACGAAGCAAACCAGGATCTGGTGAAACTGGCGGCAATGTTACGCGAACGCTGCGAATTTGGGGTTGTTGAATATGCCTATCTTGAACTGGCCGAGCCTGCGATTCCTGAGGGCGCCGCCCGCTGCGTGCAGGCAGGCGCTGCTGAAGTGTTTATGTTACCCTATTTTCTCTCTGCCGGGGTGCATGTTCAAAATGACCTGGAAGAATTTCGGAATCAATTCAGCCAGGCGTATCCCGAAGTCAGGTTTCGTCTCTGTGCGCATCTGGGTTTGCATCCCTTGATGCTGGAGATTGTACTGGATCGATTGAATGAACCCGTTGATGAGAGTGTCGAATAA
- a CDS encoding Ig-like domain-containing protein, which translates to MLSKSSFRFGFLSACLFMLSTSSSFGQEWAQKMFDKDKIDFGVIARGSDAQYRLKIKNIYPSPVHISNVRTTCGCSAAEPSKNILESGEEGYIQVKMDTARFQRRKDSNVIITIDAPQYAEIRIPITAYIRTDVVFTPGSANFGSVEVGKGAETTVALAYAGRDDWAITGIQSKDPSLTVKAVETARGGGRVNYNLILTLAPNTPLGPIREQIMLKTNDVNFTTVPLLVEAKVESDITITPEVVSLGMMVPGQEKTVNVVLRGKKPFEINKIECESNDEAFKIRMPKTTQPIHVLPLTIVPPNKPGDYSEEFTVTIAGRGEPITFKAFGKISETKTN; encoded by the coding sequence ATGTTAAGTAAGAGCAGTTTCCGATTTGGTTTTTTGAGTGCCTGTCTGTTTATGTTGAGTACCTCGAGTTCATTCGGTCAGGAATGGGCTCAGAAGATGTTCGACAAAGACAAGATCGACTTCGGGGTCATTGCCCGGGGGTCAGATGCTCAATACCGTCTGAAAATCAAAAATATTTATCCCAGCCCCGTGCACATTTCCAATGTCCGCACAACCTGTGGCTGTTCCGCCGCCGAACCTTCCAAGAACATTCTGGAAAGTGGCGAAGAAGGTTATATTCAGGTCAAAATGGATACCGCACGTTTTCAACGACGTAAAGATTCCAACGTGATCATCACCATCGACGCACCACAGTATGCAGAAATTCGAATTCCGATCACGGCCTACATCAGAACTGATGTTGTCTTCACACCGGGCTCCGCCAACTTCGGTTCAGTCGAAGTCGGTAAAGGTGCAGAAACCACAGTGGCACTCGCTTATGCCGGCCGCGATGACTGGGCGATCACCGGGATTCAATCCAAAGATCCGTCACTCACCGTCAAAGCCGTTGAAACAGCCCGCGGTGGTGGACGTGTCAACTACAATCTGATTCTCACCCTGGCTCCCAATACACCGCTGGGACCAATCCGCGAACAGATCATGCTGAAAACCAACGATGTCAATTTCACGACAGTGCCTCTGCTGGTTGAAGCAAAAGTGGAATCAGACATCACAATCACACCTGAAGTGGTTTCACTGGGAATGATGGTTCCCGGTCAGGAAAAAACCGTGAACGTGGTACTGCGTGGTAAAAAACCTTTCGAGATCAATAAAATTGAATGCGAGTCAAACGACGAAGCTTTCAAAATCCGAATGCCTAAAACAACACAGCCCATTCACGTTTTACCGCTGACAATTGTTCCACCGAACAAACCGGGTGACTACTCAGAAGAATTCACCGTCACCATCGCGGGCCGGGGTGAACCAATCACCTTTAAAGCCTTTGGTAAGATTTCTGAAACGAAAACCAATTAA